In the Moritella sp. F3 genome, one interval contains:
- a CDS encoding FGGY-family carbohydrate kinase has product MDSRAPTSITSASVRSASSSRAPEQQLQQQGYLLSIDNGTQSVRALLFDTQGNLLAKGQQVITPYFSTQPGWAEQDPDYYWLAVKQACDLLWQDLSQYPAINKRDIVGMSITTQRGTVINLDSEGNALRPAIIWLDQRHAQQESIQWPWNWLFKIARVEDIIQRFQEKSQAIWIRQNQPDIWRDTSKYLLLSGFLNYKFTDNIVDSIGSQVGYIPFDYKKLAWLKKSDWRWDMLAIDPSMLPKLIEPGELVGHVSEEAAIHTGIPAGLPVIASASDKACEIIGSGGDRPHIACLSYGTTATINITTDKYVEATPHLPPFPSAIPRHYSSEIMIYRGFWLISWFKKEFGLREQHIADAEGIAPEVLFDRLVAKIPAGSMGLMLQPYWTPGARDPGPEAKGGIIGFGDVHTRTHIYRAILEGLAYALREGKERISKRNKVKITTLRVSGGGSQSDVAMQLTANIFNMPAERPHTFETSGLGAAIVTAVGLGIYSSFDHAIAAMTRVNEIFQPQPEVVATYDALYNQVYLKMYKQLQPLYKSIRDITGYPK; this is encoded by the coding sequence ATGGATAGTCGAGCTCCTACATCAATAACATCAGCGTCGGTACGCAGTGCATCAAGCTCGCGAGCACCCGAGCAGCAGCTACAACAGCAAGGTTATTTACTCAGCATTGATAATGGCACGCAAAGTGTGCGCGCACTGCTGTTTGACACTCAAGGTAATTTGCTCGCCAAAGGGCAACAAGTGATCACCCCCTACTTTTCAACGCAACCCGGTTGGGCTGAGCAGGATCCTGATTACTATTGGCTAGCAGTCAAGCAAGCCTGTGACTTACTTTGGCAAGATCTATCCCAATACCCTGCGATCAATAAACGCGATATTGTCGGCATGTCGATCACCACGCAGCGCGGCACAGTGATCAACCTCGACAGTGAAGGCAACGCATTACGCCCTGCGATCATCTGGCTAGATCAACGTCACGCTCAGCAAGAAAGTATTCAGTGGCCTTGGAACTGGTTATTCAAAATTGCCCGTGTCGAAGATATTATTCAACGCTTCCAAGAAAAGTCCCAAGCTATTTGGATCCGTCAAAATCAACCTGACATCTGGCGTGACACATCCAAGTATTTGCTGCTGTCTGGTTTTCTAAATTATAAATTCACCGACAATATTGTCGATTCCATCGGTAGCCAAGTCGGTTATATCCCATTTGATTATAAAAAATTAGCTTGGTTAAAAAAATCCGATTGGCGCTGGGATATGCTCGCCATCGATCCAAGCATGTTACCTAAACTTATTGAACCCGGAGAACTTGTCGGCCATGTGTCTGAGGAGGCCGCGATCCATACCGGTATTCCAGCTGGCTTACCGGTTATCGCGTCAGCCTCAGATAAAGCCTGTGAAATTATCGGCTCTGGTGGTGATCGTCCGCATATCGCTTGTTTAAGTTATGGCACCACAGCAACCATTAATATCACCACAGATAAATATGTTGAAGCGACGCCACACTTACCGCCTTTTCCCTCGGCAATACCACGTCACTATTCCTCTGAGATCATGATTTATCGAGGCTTTTGGCTAATCAGTTGGTTTAAAAAAGAGTTTGGATTACGTGAGCAGCATATTGCCGATGCCGAGGGTATCGCACCTGAAGTATTATTCGATCGTTTAGTCGCTAAGATCCCAGCGGGTTCTATGGGACTGATGTTACAGCCTTATTGGACACCAGGCGCGCGTGATCCAGGCCCTGAGGCTAAAGGCGGTATTATTGGTTTTGGTGATGTACATACCCGTACGCATATCTACCGGGCGATATTAGAAGGCTTAGCATACGCATTACGTGAGGGCAAAGAACGTATCAGCAAACGCAACAAGGTCAAAATAACCACACTGCGAGTATCAGGCGGTGGTTCGCAAAGTGATGTCGCCATGCAGTTAACAGCTAATATTTTTAATATGCCAGCAGAGCGACCGCATACCTTTGAAACATCGGGATTAGGTGCAGCGATTGTGACCGCCGTGGGATTGGGAATTTATAGCAGTTTTGATCACGCAATTGCTGCGATGACACGGGTAAATGAAATATTTCAACCTCAACCTGAAGTCGTCGCGACTTATGATGCGCTGTATAACCAAGTGTATTTGAAAATGTATAAGCAACTGCAACCGTTATATAAGTCGATTCGTGACATAACTGGTTATCCAAAATAG